GCGCTCATGTTATCGTTTCTAGGAGAGTTCAAGGAGTCGGTTATCGCTTTTCAACACTGGATGAAGCAAACAGCCGAGGCATCACCGGCTGGGTTCGCAACCTTCCTGATGGACGTGTGGAAGCTGTCTTTGAAGGAACTGAAGAAACCGTCACAGAAATGATTCGCTGGTGTGATCAAGGGCCACCTACATCGGTCGTAAAAGACGTTTTCGTGGAGTACCAAAAGCCCGAAGGACTTCAGCAGTTTGACATTCGCCGCTAGACTTTCGGCAGCCGGCAAAACCACACTTTCGGAAAATCTGCCATTTTTCTACCTAAAAACTGCTTTTTTACCGGCTACAGACTTAAGCCGGCAAACGCCCCTCCCCATAATTGGTATGATAGAGTGTCTCACTGCTTGAAGTTTGGGTGCAACGCTCCCGTCGGTCAAGTTAGCCGGCTTTCGCGACTTGGGGCGGTCGATTTTTAATGGGTAAGGCAGGTATCTTTTTCGAGGTTCAGATGAAAGTTTTACTCATTGCGTTAATTCGGGCC
Above is a window of Microcoleus sp. FACHB-672 DNA encoding:
- a CDS encoding acylphosphatase, whose protein sequence is MQNSSPPNSIRAHVIVSRRVQGVGYRFSTLDEANSRGITGWVRNLPDGRVEAVFEGTEETVTEMIRWCDQGPPTSVVKDVFVEYQKPEGLQQFDIRR